One genomic region from Trueperaceae bacterium encodes:
- the nuoD gene encoding NADH dehydrogenase (quinone) subunit D — MSVKTVNPPQAEAELPGSFSTRYMRINVGPQHPSTHGVLRLVVDLDGEQIVSLKPQVGYLHTGFEKTMENRTYQQCVTYSNRMDYLHAFAHDLAYVLAVEKLMDARVPVRAQRVRVILTELNRIASHLVFFGTGMLDMGALTPYFYCMREREGLMDIFEAVSGVRMNYGYFRVGGLYQDVPDTFEPMVRKWIDAFPKHADEYYNLFMANSILKARTQGVAVVTRDMAIDYALTGPSARASGVPLDYRKAAPYSGYEEYVFDVPTREEGDIYARMAVRFEEMLESCKIVRQALDMLEPGPVKDPDRRISLPPRRELENSMEAVIFHFKLVTEGFHPPKGEVYVPTESARGELGYYVISDGGSMPYRVKVKAPSLANLQSLEPSSIGGLFADMVINIASFDPVLGDVDK; from the coding sequence GTGAGCGTCAAGACGGTCAACCCCCCGCAGGCGGAAGCCGAGCTGCCGGGCTCGTTCTCGACGCGCTACATGCGCATCAACGTCGGCCCGCAGCACCCGAGCACCCACGGCGTGCTCCGCCTGGTCGTCGACCTGGACGGCGAGCAGATCGTGTCGCTCAAGCCGCAGGTCGGCTACCTCCACACGGGCTTCGAGAAGACGATGGAGAACCGCACGTACCAGCAGTGCGTGACCTACTCCAACCGCATGGACTACCTCCACGCGTTCGCCCACGACCTGGCGTACGTGCTGGCAGTCGAGAAGCTCATGGACGCGCGCGTCCCCGTGCGCGCCCAGCGCGTCAGGGTCATCCTCACCGAGCTGAACCGCATCGCGAGCCACCTCGTCTTCTTCGGGACGGGCATGCTCGACATGGGCGCCCTCACCCCGTACTTCTACTGCATGCGCGAGCGCGAGGGCCTGATGGACATCTTCGAGGCCGTCTCGGGCGTGCGCATGAACTACGGCTACTTCCGCGTCGGCGGTCTCTACCAGGACGTCCCGGACACGTTCGAGCCGATGGTGCGGAAGTGGATCGACGCTTTCCCCAAGCACGCCGACGAGTACTACAACCTGTTCATGGCGAACAGCATCCTCAAGGCGCGCACGCAGGGGGTGGCCGTCGTCACGCGCGACATGGCGATCGACTACGCCCTGACGGGCCCGAGCGCCCGTGCGAGCGGCGTGCCCCTCGACTACCGCAAGGCGGCGCCGTACTCGGGCTACGAGGAGTACGTGTTCGACGTGCCGACGCGCGAGGAAGGCGACATCTACGCGCGCATGGCCGTGCGCTTCGAGGAGATGCTCGAGAGCTGCAAGATCGTGCGCCAGGCCCTCGACATGCTCGAGCCCGGACCCGTCAAGGACCCCGACAGGCGCATCAGCCTCCCCCCGAGGCGCGAGCTCGAGAACTCGATGGAGGCGGTCATCTTCCACTTCAAGCTCGTCACGGAAGGCTTCCACCCGCCGAAGGGCGAGGTGTACGTGCCCACGGAGAGCGCCCGCGGCGAGCTCGGCTACTACGTGATAAGCGACGGCGGCTCGATGCCCTACCGGGTCAAGGTCAAGGCGCCCAGCCTCGCCAACCTCCAGTCGCTCGAACCCTCAAGCATCGGCGGGCTCTTCGCCGACATGGTCATCAACATCGCCAGCTTCGACCCCGTGCTCGGCGACGTGGACAAGTAA
- the nuoE gene encoding NADH-quinone oxidoreductase subunit NuoE encodes MNETHTHTQTPFFADKQEKLAEILSRYPADGRRSALMPLLWEVQREERYVSEERMRELAEIVGTTATEVKGVMSFYSTYHDQPVGTFHIQVCSTLSCALAGSDELFDFLSNELGIVNGETTADGRFSLQKVECVGSCGTAPVVQVNDTYFERVGRGRCRRLVDALRQGEMPPVWRERGGDTVGAAKAEPLQKPTDVREG; translated from the coding sequence ATGAACGAGACCCATACTCACACCCAGACGCCATTCTTCGCCGACAAGCAGGAGAAGCTCGCCGAGATCCTCTCGCGCTACCCGGCCGATGGGCGCCGCAGCGCCCTCATGCCCCTCCTCTGGGAAGTCCAGCGCGAGGAGCGCTACGTGAGCGAGGAGCGCATGCGCGAGCTCGCAGAGATCGTCGGCACGACGGCCACGGAAGTCAAGGGCGTCATGTCGTTCTACTCCACCTATCACGACCAGCCCGTCGGCACGTTCCACATCCAGGTCTGCTCCACGCTCTCGTGCGCCCTGGCGGGCTCCGACGAGCTGTTCGACTTCCTCTCGAACGAGCTCGGCATCGTCAACGGCGAGACCACGGCGGACGGCAGGTTCAGCCTGCAGAAGGTCGAATGCGTCGGCTCCTGCGGCACCGCGCCCGTCGTGCAGGTGAACGACACCTACTTCGAACGCGTCGGCCGCGGGCGCTGCCGGCGCCTCGTCGACGCGCTCAGGCAGGGTGAGATGCCGCCCGTGTGGCGCGAGCGCGGCGGCGACACGGTCGGTGCCGCCAAGGCCGAGCCGCTCCAGAAGCCGACCGACGTAAGGGAGGGGTGA
- the nuoF gene encoding NADH-quinone oxidoreductase subunit NuoF, giving the protein MSDQAATAAKPAPILSRHDPRYEVTMYRYVGVEGAHTLDFYRSHGGYEAAKKALTGMTPAQVIDEVKASGLRGRGGAGFPTGVKWSFMAPPDGKPRYLVCNADESEPGSFKDRYILEDDPHQLVEGMIIGAYAMQMTFGFLYVRGEYYLGTTRMEAAIAEARAAGLLGENILGTNFSFDITVHRGAGAYICGEETALMNSLEGLRANPRLKPPFPAAAGMYGRPTTINNVTSLTSAVHIIDKGAAWFAGMGTDDSKGTKLYQISGPVKRTGVYEMPMGATFRELIYDFAGGPTMEPKAFIPGGSSTPMFPWEDRFLDMPMDYGTLAKNGSMLGTGGVIVIPRDKCIVDALYNLVRFYAHESCGKCTPCREGVGHWLPRMYQKLVSGLGQPEDIALLESVASNIKSNAFCPLADACIGPVQASLKWFRDEYEYLAANGKSKYPKNDWWQA; this is encoded by the coding sequence GTGAGCGACCAAGCCGCCACCGCGGCGAAGCCGGCCCCCATCCTTAGCCGGCACGACCCGCGTTACGAGGTCACCATGTACCGCTACGTCGGCGTGGAGGGGGCGCACACGCTCGACTTCTACCGCTCCCACGGCGGTTACGAGGCGGCCAAGAAGGCTCTGACGGGCATGACGCCCGCCCAGGTCATCGACGAGGTCAAGGCGTCCGGGCTCCGCGGCCGCGGCGGCGCCGGCTTCCCGACGGGCGTCAAGTGGTCGTTCATGGCCCCGCCCGACGGCAAGCCGCGCTACCTCGTGTGCAACGCCGACGAATCGGAGCCCGGCTCCTTCAAGGACCGCTACATCCTCGAGGACGACCCGCACCAGCTCGTCGAGGGCATGATCATCGGCGCCTACGCCATGCAGATGACCTTCGGCTTCCTCTACGTGCGCGGTGAGTACTACCTGGGTACGACGCGCATGGAGGCCGCGATCGCGGAGGCGCGCGCGGCCGGCCTGCTCGGCGAGAACATCCTCGGCACGAACTTCTCCTTCGACATCACGGTCCACCGGGGCGCCGGCGCCTACATCTGCGGCGAGGAGACGGCCCTCATGAACTCGCTCGAGGGCCTGCGCGCCAACCCGCGCCTCAAGCCGCCCTTCCCGGCCGCGGCCGGCATGTACGGGCGGCCGACCACCATCAACAACGTCACGAGCCTCACGAGCGCCGTGCACATCATCGACAAGGGCGCCGCCTGGTTCGCTGGGATGGGCACGGACGACAGCAAGGGCACGAAGCTCTACCAGATCTCCGGGCCCGTCAAGCGCACGGGCGTCTACGAGATGCCCATGGGGGCCACGTTCCGCGAGCTGATCTACGACTTCGCGGGCGGGCCGACCATGGAGCCGAAGGCGTTCATCCCCGGTGGCTCGTCCACCCCCATGTTCCCGTGGGAGGACCGCTTCCTCGACATGCCGATGGACTACGGCACGCTGGCCAAGAACGGCTCGATGCTCGGCACGGGCGGCGTGATCGTCATCCCGCGCGACAAGTGCATCGTCGACGCCCTTTACAACCTCGTGCGCTTCTACGCCCACGAGTCGTGCGGCAAGTGCACCCCGTGCCGCGAGGGCGTCGGTCATTGGCTGCCGCGCATGTACCAGAAGCTCGTGTCCGGCCTCGGTCAGCCCGAGGACATCGCCCTCCTCGAGAGCGTCGCGAGCAACATCAAAAGCAACGCGTTCTGCCCGCTGGCCGACGCGTGCATCGGCCCCGTGCAGGCGAGCCTCAAGTGGTTCAGGGACGAGTACGAGTACCTCGCGGCGAACGGCAAGTCGAAGTACCCCAAGAACGACTGGTGGCAGGCATGA